TACAGATGTTTTAAAAAGTCTAAGCCAATGACTCACAATTCTGACcgtgcatcagaatcaccctCCAAACTTGTTGAAACACACACTGCTGAATCCCCTCCCCTGAGTCTGTGATTCAGCAAGTCCCCAGCAGACTAAGAATATGCTGCATCTTTGACAAATCCCCAGGTGATGGTGATGCTGCTAGTTCAGGGAACGCACCTTAAGAACTTCTGGTCTAAACTGGTTCTCCCAATAACCCTAGATAGTAAGCATTAACTATCCCACTGtgtaaaagaggaaactgaggttcaaagtaCCGGCTTGTCCAAGATCCCGTAGGAAACCTCTGGTATGTGAAAATCCAAGTTTGGGCAAGGAGACATACTGTATGGGCAGCCACCAGGTGCCAGGACATCCTGCCCAATAGTTCTCATCATCAAAGGTACAGTTCAGCTTTTCCTTTATGTAAATGAAGGAGGCGGACTCGGTGATTTGGCCAAAACCCCCCCAGTTGGGGAGTGAGAGAGATTCAAACCCAAGCCTGATGCTTGAGTCCAGAGAGTGCTTGACACTCACTGTGCGCCTATGGCATACCAGATGCTTCACATGGAACTTCCAACACGCTTGGCTGGTACATGGCGCAGGGAGGGAATTTAGACCTGTTCTTTGGGGAAGGGGCTAGGCACTAGGGCTAggcattagggcttcccagatggctcagatggtaaagcgtctgcctgcaatgcgggagacctgagttcgatccctgggtcgggaagatcccctggataaggaaatggcaaccctctccagtacccttgcctggaaaatcccatggatagaggagcctggcgggctacagtacatagggtcgcaaagagtcagacatgaatgagcgacctCACTTTGGGGAAGGAAAGTCCATGGACGCCCCCTTCAGACGCCCCCTTCAGAGTGACCCTCTCTGTCCACAGGCCAGGGCGCCGCAGACATGGTGAGCGAGTCCCCGGGGCCCAGCGCCAGGGTCCCGTGGAGGCGAAGCGACGAGGCGCTGCGCGTGAACGTGGGTGGCGTGCGGCGGCGGCTGAGCGCACGCGCCCTGGCACGCTTCCCAGGCACGCGGCTGGGCCGCCTGCAGGCCGCAGCATCGGAGGAGCAGGCGCGGCGCCTGTGCGACGACTACGATGCGGCGGCGCGCGAGTTCTACTTCGATCGGCACCCGGGCTTCTTCCTGGGCCTGCTGCACTTCTACCGCACTGGCCACCTGCACGTGCTCGACGAGCTGTGCGTCTTCGCCTTCGGCCAGGAGGCCGACTACTGGGGCCTGGGCGAGAGTGCGCTGGCCACGTGCTGCCGCGCGCGCTACCTGGAGCGGCGGGTGACGCGGCCGCGAGCCTGGGACGAGGACAGCGACACGCCGAGCAGCGTGGACCCGTGCCCCGACGAGATCTCCGACGTGCAGCGCGAGCTGGCACGCTACGGGGCAGCACGCTGCGGTCGGCTTCGCCGCCGCCTCTGGCTCACCATGGAGAACCCGGGCTACTCGCTGCCCAGCAAGCTCTTCAGCTGCGTCTCCATCGGCGTGGTGCTCGCCTCCATCGCCGCCATGTGCATCCACAGCCTGCCCGAGTACCAGGCCCGCGAGGCGGCAGCCGCTGTGGCAGCGGTGGCCGCGGGCCGCAGCCCAGAGGGCGTGCGAGACGATCCGGTGCTGCGGCGCCTCGAGTACTTCTGCATCGCCTGGTTCAGCTTCGAGGTGTCGTCGCGCCTGCTGCTAGCGCCCAGCACGCGCAACTTCTTCTGCCACCCGCTCAACCTCATCGACATCGTGTCCGTGCTGCCCTTTTACCTCACGCTGCTGGCTGGCGTGGCGCTCCGAGACCGGGGCGGAGCGGGTGGTGAGGAGCTGGGCGATCTGGGCAAGGTGGTGCAGGTGTTCCGTCTCATGCGCATCTTCCGCGTGCTCAAGTTGGCGCGCCACTCCACCGGCCTGCGCTCGCTGGGCGCAACGCTCAAGGTAGGGGGTGGGGGTTTCGGGGAGGTGGGTGTAACCGCGGGGCGGGTGAGCAGGGGCCCTTCCAGGTCTGCAGTGTCCAGGCTCAGGATACCAGGTGTGCATTTCAACAGGAGGTCTTTCTGGTATCTATTTCCcaggggagaaggggaaaacCGAGGCAGAGCttaaccaaaccaaaccaaaaacatacaaaaaaacaagacagagaTTACTTTGGAGCTATCTGTTAaaacattattgttgttgttttccagtctcttaagtcgtgtccgactctttgcaagtcaACCATCATAAAAATACTCAAAGCAGGGTGCTGGCTAGCATCTCCGGATGAGCCTTTGTGCTGGCGTTATCAGAGAACACGGGTATCATAGGTCACCCTACCTAGGCTAAGTCTAGCAATAGGTCCAGAGCTAACACTTAACTGAATGCTGCCTCTGTGCCAGTTTCATATCCATTCTCGATTTTATCCTCAGGAAGGTGATATTATTTATTCCCTTCCAGTAGATGAAGAAGTTGAGGTCTGAGGGTTGGCTTTTTAAAGCCTGGTTGCAACTTATTGAGCAGCCGCCCTGTgtcaggccctgggctgggggtgaATCGCTGCCCTGGCAAGCTTACCCTCAAGGGGGTGAAATTGACCTGTTTGGAGGAGGGAGGAAATGTGAACAGCTTGGATGAAGGTCTGGAGGGGAATAagggtgatgctgggagggggACCTGGAGGGAAGAACATGCCCACTGAGGAGGTTGGAGAGGTAAGTGGAGCAGGTACTGAAGggccttccatttttttttaatattttattttaattaatttggctgtgccaggtcttagttgtggcacaccagAACTCTCAGTTGGgccgtgtgggatctagttctctaaccagggattgaacccaggcccgctgcactgggagcatggagtctaagccactggaccacctgggaagtccctggcccATAACTTTGGATTTTATCCCATAGGAATAGGGGACCCTGTGAGAGTTTTAAACAGGACAGGTATTTCTGTGACTACTTcgcagatgtggaaactgaggctccaagaggtGGCAGGACTTGTCAGAAGTTCCTCAGGGAGTAAGTGGGACAGCCCAGAGAGGAATCCAGCTGGTCCTGACTCTAGCACCTCGGCTCTTTCTCCTGAAGGTCCATGCAACCCTGTTAAGAATCCCTAAAAGGTCCCTTCCACGCATAGCTTAGGAAAACCTTTTGCATGCTTTTATGGAAGGGCAGCTAGGATGCTAAAAGCAAGCAGGGCAGCTGGGCAGAATTCTGAGGCAGGTAGAGGGAATTCATTTGCCAGACGTCCTGAACTTAGCATCTCTTGAGCGCCCCAGAACCCTGCCTCCACCCTGCAGGGAGCCAGGGCCTGATGCTGCTGATGTTTTCTACAAGGAAGGAGAAGAGTATTGACCAAAGCTGCAGAGTCTAAGACACGAGTGAAAGACTCCTGATGAGGCCCCTGGCCAGCAGCTGCTTTCTTATTACCAGGGAGTTTGCAAAATCTCTGGCCCTGCCACAGACCTGGAGttatggctcagcaataaagaatctgcctgccaatgcaggagatttgggtttgatccctgggttgggaagatctcctgaagaagaaaatgacaacccacttgagtattcttgcctgggaaattccatggacagaggagcctggcaggctacagtccacagagttgcaaaagagtcagacacaacttggcaactaagcAATAACCCCCGAAATACTGAATtggtccccccccccccacctgatttcttcttcatcccctggagaagggcatggcaacccactccagtatttttgccaagagaattcccatggacagaggagcctggcgggctagagtcagacacatctgagcaactaagcacagcactggaCATGATTTCTCTCCACCTTATAGTTGGGAggcctggagaaggcgatggcaccccactccagtactcttgcctgaaaaatcccatggatggaggggcccagtaggctgcagtccatggggtcactcagagtcggacaggactgagcgacttcactttcacttttcaccttcatgcattggagagggaaatggcaacccactccagtgttcttatctggagagtcccagggacaggggagcctggtgtactgccatctatggggtcgcacagagtcagacacgactgaagcgacttagcagcagtagcagcagttccAGACTAGGGGTTCTCAGCCCTGGCACTGTGGACATTTAGGGCCAGATAATTCCTTGTTggtggggctgtcctgtgcattgtagggtgtttagcagcatccctggcctctaccacTGATGCCAGTACTAGATGCTTCTacctagatgccagtagcacacCTGCCCCCAAAATGACTCCAGACATTGCTGCATGTCCTGTGGGGGCACAGTCGCCCTAGAGAATCCATGCCATAGGGCTTGGCCTCAGGGGCAGAACAAATACACATACCCACAGGCAAGTGCATTCAATAGGTGGTCCAGGGAACCTATGTATCCTCTCAGCTTCCTTGAgtggcagaaaatatttttgtctttatcagAAATAGGATAGACCAAAGGACATGAGCCAACCTCTTTGCATTGTGGAATATAAACTGTGGTTCTCTTGGTTCTGCAACAGTAGAAAAAATTACGAGCTTTCCCTAACTGGCTGGTGTCACCAGTGGCCCCTGAACTAGAAGAAATAGCCATGGCTTAGCTGGCACTCACTGAACAACAGAAATCAGGCCTGTGTTCAATCCCAGGGTGATCTGCTGGCTATTATAGTTGAAAGATATTAGTGTGCAGCAGGGAACCCTCGGTATTGGCATCAGTTCTGCTTTGCTGGGTGACTTCAGACCTGCCCCTaggactctctgagcctcagtttccacacctgCCCAACACAAGGTCTGTAAGCCAAGCCATCTCTCACCTGGATTCCTGTATTCTCTTCCAGCACAGCTACCGTGAGGTGGGCATCTTGCTGTTGTATCTGGCTGTGGGGGTATCCGTGTTCTCTGGCGTGGCCTACACAGCTGAGAAGGAGGAGGACGTGGGCTTTGACACCATCCCGGCCTGCTGGTGGTGGGGCACGGTGAGCATGACCACCGTGGGCTATGGAGATGTGGTGCCGGTGACGGTGGCTGGCAAGCTGGCGGCCTCGGGCTGCATCCTGGGGGGCATCCTAGTGGTGGCGCTCcccatcaccatcatcttcaACAAATTCTCCCACTTCTACCGGCGCCAGAAGGCTCTGGAAGCCGCCGTGCGCAACAGCGACCACCGGGAGTTTGAGGACTTGCTGAGCAGCATCGATGGGGTGTCAGAGGCATCTCTAGAGACCTCTCGCGAGACCTCCCAGGAGGGCAGGTCTGAAGACCTAGAGGCCCAGGCCTCCAGTGGGCCTCCAAACTCTCAGGTTTATTAAACCAGGGCTCCAGGCACCCCCTTCCCACACCCCTGCAGTCAGCTGAAACGGAGCAGAGATTCCTCCCCTGCTTAACCTCTTCTTCGTGGCATGACCTCTCAGGATCACTCACGCTGGCCTCAGAAATGACACCTGGAGGCTGGGTCCTTTCCTCCAAAGACACAGGGAGGCATAGTGTTATCCTAGGCTCTATGAGCCTGCGGAGCAACCCAAAGACCTTTATAAATAAACCTGCAAGCCACCCACAGTACAGGCATGAGCCAAAGAGGAAAGTCAAAAGGATGCTAACAATTCTTGAGCACTTCCTATCTGTTAGCCACGTCCTATTGACCCTATTTTAGCAGATGagaattatccccatttcacagatgaggaaactgaggctcagagaggcacaATGACTTGCCTAAATATCACACGGCTAGAAGTAGTGGAGCCAAGTTTGGAATCCCAGCTTGTTGATCTGCCAAGGCCAATATTTCTTGCTCTGGTCTTTCTTCTACCCTCACAAAGTTTGTAGGTGGTTTTATGTGGTTCATAGGCCCCCAGAGTTGGTTCATAGGGTTAGACACTTCTGTTAGAGCTAGGAAAAGGACCAGACAGGGGATTCAGATGTAGAATCCCTGGACCTCATCTGTGGTTCTTTTCCAGAACCTTCCAACAAGAGTTAGCTCTCAAAAATTAGGTCTGGGAGGAAGGACTAGGAGGCTGCCTCCTCAGTGGGTGGGTAAGACTTGCTAAGCAATAGTCCTGAGGCTTCCTCCCAGGACTCCTCCCTggcttaaaatacagaaaatctgAAGGGGCCCTGGCCTGAGGCCTGAAGTCTAGATCCAGCTGTGCTAGGGCTGCTCCATCTCCACATCACAGCCCATTTATCAGATGGTCACAGTCTGTGCCCCAGAGGGAGATGAAAGCCAAATGGAGCAGGGGTGTCATTTATTTAGAGCCAGCTCAGCTCTGAAGTGTTGATGGCAAGGAGCTGCTGTGCCTGCACATCTGTCTCCTCTTCCCAGATCCCCCTAGACTGACCTTAACAGTTCCCTTCTTCCCGAGATACAGACCGCCAGCCCTACCTTGGGTCACCAGCCAGGCAATGCTTGAGCCTCCTGTCCCTTTTGGCCAGGTCCAGCTCTCTCATCTTTTCTGGGGCCATATCTCTTATATTCACCTGCTGAATTCTCTGTCTACTTGCTGAGAAAGTTGGGAGGGAAGGGTTCCCACAGCCCTTTCCACATACCGTGGCTAGGAGGGCCATCACAGGACCATCATGGCTGGACGACGGCTCTTTCCCCCACACTGAGCTCCAAGATGGAAGACGCTGTCTGATTGAACCCAGCTTGGTTTGGAGCAGGTGTTTTGTCCACGTTGAATGGATTGACTGAGTTGTACAGTCcactgggtgccaggcactgaggagaaagagaaatagagagagaCCTTGTCCTCAAGAAAGAGGGCGAAATTGAGATCGAAAAGGAggttctgcctccctcctccttgctttttaaggatttaaaaatgatttccttATAGATTCTTTCCTCACTCATTGAACCAATACCTTTTGGAAGGGGCATAAGCTGGGACTACACATGTGGCCTGCAGATGTGTTTCGTTTGGCCGAACAgtatttttagtgtatttttaaattcagacATCATTGGGGCAGGCACGTGCTCTCCAGTTCTGCTTCCCATGCACCTCCTCATACACACAGGCACCACTGTATCAGCCCCATCACTTCTCAGATCTACATCACCCACTGGCTTTTGAATTATATTAACTGCTTACTAGGTTCCAGAGATACAATGGGGAGCAAAATATGTATCCTAACCCTCATGAAGCTTATAGACTAGTGGAGGAAGTGGATTTTAATCCAATAATCACATAAATATGTAATCATTTTATGAAGTAAAGGGAACTGTAGGCCTGTAAGGGAGCAGGGACCATTAACCAAAAAGGTCAGAGGAGACTTTTTTAAGCAAGTGGTCACCCCATCATAAGGATAAATACCAAATCAGGCAATGAGGGTACCTGGAAGCGTGTttcaagcagagggaacagcatgtgcgaAGGCCTTGGGTCCCACACAGGGGATCAGTGTATCAGTGAAAACCATGATGCAAATAAAGAGTCTGGGTCCAGGGACCTGTGTCTGCCTGTGTGAAGCTGGTTGCCTGATGTGCTTTCTGGATGACTGGGGATGGAGGGTGACACGTGGAGTGACTCAGAATCTGCAATCTCTGGTTCTAGTCTTCAATGAGGCACAGATTATAAGcgatggtggtgctagtggtaaagaacctgcctgccagtgcaggagacataagagatgtgggttcaatccctgggtcgggaagatcccccagagaagagcatggaaacccactccagtattcttgcctggagaatccccatgcacagaggagcctggcaggtcacagtccataggattgcaaacagtcaggactgaattgacttagcacgtAAGTGATAGGAACAAGAATCCAGCTGATTATTAGCCAAAAAGCGTAATTCATTAgagtaaatatttgaaatgatgaaCAACAGTTACAATTAGAGTTCTTTGTTTGCAAGCAAGAGAAACTGACTTCCTTAAAATGACACTTAATCTATTGGAagatgtattagtttctggtggcTTCAAATTTCTACAaacttgaaacaacagaaatttattctcttacagttctgagAGCCAGAAATCCAGAATCAGGGTATGAGCAGGGTCATATTCCCTCCAGATGCTCGAGGGTGAACCCCTCTCCTGGCCTCTTCTAGCTTGTGGGGGCTGCCAGCaccccttggcttgtggctgcatcactccagtTTCTGCCTCTTTCAtcacattgccttctcctctatgtGTCAGACCTCCCCAAAACTCTTGCTCATAAGGAGACTTGTGACGGCATTTAGGGCCCTCTaggataatccaagataatctcaTCTCAAGATCATTAACTTCATCACATCTGGAAAAAGACCCTTTGTCCAAATGAGGTAACATTTTCAGGTTCCAGAGATTAGGATGTGAGCATATCTCTGGGACTACCATTCAGCCCACAACAGGAAGGTATTGGTCAAGTTCATAGTGGACGTCTGTGgcggcccaggggttaagaatctgcctttcaatgcaggggatgcaggtttgatccctagttgaactaagattcccacatacTTCGGGGCGACTAAGCCCTcttgccacaattactgagcccatgcactcttACTGCTCTGAAAGAAGCAGTGTACCTTGATGAAGACTCACACAgccaaaatcaaataaaaattttaaaaaagggtgaAGTTCACCCAATCAAAGGAAAAGCTGGCCAGGCCTCAGGAAATATAGGAATGAGGGGAGCTCTAGGGACCTCAGTGGCAAGACCCATGAACCTTCTGCTGAGGACACTGCCATTCAAATGATCCATGTCCAATCTCCTTCTTTCCCTGTATCCTTCTCCTCACAGTCCCAACCCCAGGAGAGAGGTGGATTTGCTTAGCTTGAGTCATATGCCTCTCCCTTGATGGGAATGGAGGGCAGGGTACCTGGATAAACAGCTACAACAGATCACTTGGGGTGGAAGAAGGGTAGTTACCCAAAGAAAATCCACATGATGTCAGCAAAATAAAGGGGAGGAGTGTTAATAGGCAACAATTGCAGGTGTAATTACATTCCAACCCCTGGCTCCCCACCACATCATAGGCTCACAGCTTCTTCCCAATTCAcacaattttataaatgtttctaaCATGAGGAAACCATCTTGTATAtagttaaattatatttaatttaataaattatattaatttgaCTATTAATGTGACTTAGTCAATGCAGTGGATCCGTTTGATGTGTGGAACAAGGATGATCAGGGAATCAAAGTCTTCCTGCTACAGAGCTGGAGAATTAAGGTGTCCCTGTGAGTTGGAAAACTGTTATCCTTTCCAGCAAAGTGCTTCCTGTGGTTTCTCTTTCTTCAAATAGTGAAACCCTTAGATGTATATTAGCTCCAGGGACTATAATTAGGAGCATGTTTCTAACACAGAAGCTAAGATGGGAATTGCCACTTGATTAATGTCATTTTCTAAGACTCTTCTAATTTTGCACCAAAAAGGGGAAAATAatggttttgttgtttgttttaaaattctatttaattttcttatcttatcctttaaaaattgtatgtggctatgccgggtcttagttgcagaatgtaggatctagttctttgaccaaggatcaaacccaggccccctgcattgggagcaaggaaTCTTaaacattggaccaccagggaagtcccctaatgg
The Bos indicus x Bos taurus breed Angus x Brahman F1 hybrid chromosome 13, Bos_hybrid_MaternalHap_v2.0, whole genome shotgun sequence genome window above contains:
- the KCNS1 gene encoding potassium voltage-gated channel subfamily S member 1, producing MVMLLVQGTHLKNFWSKLVLPITLDSQGAADMVSESPGPSARVPWRRSDEALRVNVGGVRRRLSARALARFPGTRLGRLQAAASEEQARRLCDDYDAAAREFYFDRHPGFFLGLLHFYRTGHLHVLDELCVFAFGQEADYWGLGESALATCCRARYLERRVTRPRAWDEDSDTPSSVDPCPDEISDVQRELARYGAARCGRLRRRLWLTMENPGYSLPSKLFSCVSIGVVLASIAAMCIHSLPEYQAREAAAAVAAVAAGRSPEGVRDDPVLRRLEYFCIAWFSFEVSSRLLLAPSTRNFFCHPLNLIDIVSVLPFYLTLLAGVALRDRGGAGGEELGDLGKVVQVFRLMRIFRVLKLARHSTGLRSLGATLKHSYREVGILLLYLAVGVSVFSGVAYTAEKEEDVGFDTIPACWWWGTVSMTTVGYGDVVPVTVAGKLAASGCILGGILVVALPITIIFNKFSHFYRRQKALEAAVRNSDHREFEDLLSSIDGVSEASLETSRETSQEGRSEDLEAQASSGPPNSQVY